From the Carassius auratus strain Wakin chromosome 36, ASM336829v1, whole genome shotgun sequence genome, the window tgcttattttttataatattatcacacactattatttagtttatttactattatttaataaaaaaactaaattaataaaaatgtaataatattataactattattaattcatttttatagtGGCATTTAATGGGTCGtgctatatgcagtgtgaggaccaaatcaaatctccaggttctcttcTGAAAGccaggctgaaaaaattatgtgcacccctggttatgtacacacacactgcccacacacatttcagttcaaacaatttgtaaaagtgcatgaagcatccgatgacccctttaacttttATGTAATCTTATTTACATTTGCTTTATTAAGTACATGTTACTGGTCAATACACTTACCTACACGACCGTCGCTAAAAACTAACGAGGGCTTAAGAAGCAGAAATGTCTCTTTCAGCATCTGTATCTCAGGACAGTCTGTGAGGTCAGTGCAAAGCGACAGGTCCTGAATAACACAGCTCACGCCACACTGCAGAGTTTTACAACATAACCAGTCCAGACTGCCTGTGAGAGTAAATGCAcgttcatgtttttatatatttgtttatacatGTCGTACATGCTTATATACAGTAGTTATGTTTATAAAAACATAGACAGCGGAGAATGAGAATGTCCAATAGAATCCCATCTAAGCCTCACCGAGCACTGACTGGCGAAGCTCCTCCCATTTTCCCGCATGAGCGAGATGATAGGGCAGTTCATGAAGCTTCCGCATATTGGCGACTTCTTCAGTGAACCACAAGGGCTGGGGTGGTACCttgaaaaaaacagcatgttttacCATCAAAAACACAGGTTACTTAGCATCTAAAGCATATTTGACATAGTGCTGATTTTGTGATCTTGAACAATACCTTTCTGTCAGCATTGAGCAGCGTACTCAGTGAGGGCAGAATGATTGGCCTGAGCTGCCCCCCACTCCACTGTCCTAAAAAGTATTCGGCTAGGATCGCGTGCATGTCTGTTTTCATCTCGCGTGATAAATATCTCTTCCTTACCAGCTCTGCGAACTGCCTAAGAAAATCAAAGGCTGATATAAAAAAGGCATTGTGCTTTCCCTGATATGTTGTTTGACTGCTGGGAAAATTCTGAACACATCAGTGGTAACCGAAAGGTCTGAGCAAACCTTTACCTGTGGGTGAAACCCAGCAGAATAACACCACCCTCCCATCTCTCCGTCAGATGAGCTGTCAGGTCATGACGGAGACGGGACCAGTGAAGTCTTGGGAAGCGCAGGAGTGTGTGGCTTGGAGGAAGCCAGTACTTATACATTTCAGCCAGAACGTCATTATCTAATGACAAGACATCCTGTAACTCTGCCTCTGATAGACCACttctgaataaatataaaaaacaaataaatacatttagaaacttACATGTTCATTGCGATGCGTGGTGGACACGTGAAGGCTAGTTTCTGAAATGTCTGAAGTGGCAAATATAGCCACAAAAAGCACTTTTAACATGGCACAGAGGCTACTTAAACACATTAGCTATGGCAACTCaaaattcagaatttaagaaTTGGCTACCTTTCAATGGAATGTGAATTTGAAAATGAAAGAGTTTGAATAGAATTGGCTACGCCCACATGATGTTGCACTGGAATTTGAAttgtaatgaaagaaaaatactgcTATtgaattttaagaaattaaaacaagCACATTATTAGTGATAAGTTTCATTAGCCGAACAATAACACTCTTAGTGAGGACATTACATAGActttccattcattttaatataaattttatatgtgGCTAATGATACCTAACGAAGCCACTACCTATAGAAGCCCGTTAccgccactaaataaaaaaattaaagttaattgcgacattttatctcacaattctttttttaaaatctgagttatacgagtttttttttttcacaaaattatgagtttatattccgcaagtcacaattctgagaaaaaatgtCAGAACTGCGAGACAtgaacttgcaattgtgagaaaaactcacaattctgactttataactagtAATTTTGACTTAATAACTCGGAATAACTGCAAGATAtgaactcgcaattctgagaaaaaccttgttttactttttattcagtggcagaaacgtgCTTCCATACCTGCCCCTACACATACCCATCAAAAAACAAGCAGAACTAGTGCACACTaggtttaaataaaaacagatttggtCTGATTTATATACCCTTTTTAACTAGTGGGGACCACTGAGGAGTATTTCACAGCATATTTGAGAacatttggtgtgtgtgtatttaatacttcaacatttaactgaaaaaaattaaagaaattaaatatatatgacaattaaaaaaaacaaaaatagcctATGTTGACATAAATACCATGAATCTGTCTAATGTATTGATTAAATAAGAGTATGCTGGGAAATGTAGGGTTCTACCACCAAGGTCCATTAAAtgattcaaattaattaattcaactgTAAAACGATATACATTTATACAGGGTTAGCTTTGCTAATCTTTTATGCACCGTAAACTTTTTACATGCAATTTTGATGTGGCAAAGCTTGGCAGTATAAAGACTTCATTATACTTAATTACCAAAGCATCCTCATAAGCtgtcattaaaaagttaacatgTCAGAAAACTCCTAAAACCAACATAGCAAGATATGACTTGCCTTGATAACAGGATGAAGCACAGAGCATGACTAACTAGCTTCTTCCCATGATTCTCCTCAAGTGACTCCACAAACTGTGTCATCACTTCCTGCGCAGAGATCCCCAGGTGAACATTAGACATGGAGGTGCAGGAGGACCACTGCTTGGCAGAGTTTAGCATGAGTTTCAGATGCAAAGGGCTTCTGCTTTGCTGGAAGCGGTTTAAGATGGTGTCTAACTGTTCTGAGGTCAGCTTGCGTCCAGCTGCACTCATGTATCCGCCAATAATGTCTTTCCCTTGATCATCCGTGAGAAGTTCCACATTAAAGACGTTTTGTTCTGCTGGAACCAAAGATTGCCATTTCTCAACACAGTCGTCAGAAATGGAGAGTACAAGCTGCACATTGGGAGGGATCACTTTAGGTATCCAGTCTAGTTTATGAGGTTTGTTTGCCTCTAAAAGCTGGTCCAGTGAGTCCAGGATGAGTAGGAGTGTGTCTCCTTGTTTTGACACGTCTTCCAGCATGGAATGGAAAAAACGAACTAGCTCTTCATGCACGTTGGCAATATGTGGATAGGGGAACTGCAACCCTAAAGCTCCACACACTTGAAGACAAACACCTCTGAGAACAGAGTCAACATCCGAGCTGAGCGGAGATGTTCCCAGCAGCCTCAGCACCACAACTCCCCGATGGTCAACAACGCCTCGCATTTCCTGTGCCAGTTTGCAAAGCAGAGCTGTTTTACCAACCCCTGAAGGTCCATGAACCAGAAGGGGTTCATGGCAAGCATTAGTGGACTCCCACATGGCAATGCTGATCTTTCCCAGAATGCTGTCCCTTCCTTTAAACACGGAGCACTTCTCCTCGCTCAGCATGGCGTGATGGTAGATCTCCTGTTTCAACCAAGACCATCCTGGATCTAAAGTGCtgcaagctcctgaagtttgcagagcGTTCCTGCTGATCAGTTCCTTCATTTGGGATGTCACCTGCTCACACAGTTTTCCCAGGTACTCCTTGTGTTCTTTGCGGCTCGGGTCCATCGCTCCTTTGGTGAGCTCCATGCTGAGGGGCTGGAGGCGACCTGTGTTGCAGATACGCTGCTTCAGATCGGCCAAGAGCTCGCGGGCTTCAGTGTCCAGCAAGCCATCGGCTGTGACGTCCAGAAGAAACTTTGCAAAGTTTTTCTTGCAGTCTCTTTTACTGAGTCGTGGAAGTTCACGGAAAAACAGCACCGCTGATGCATCCTTTCGGGTCTGGAGAAAGCCGTGCTCCATCTCATACTCTAAGACtatgaaatacacacaaaaagCATGATAATCATTCAAATATAAGGAAAAACTAAGACAGGACTCATGTCCCACATTTTACAACCCTTTACTATATGATTTTCTTAAAAACAGCAAACAATTATAATTGTAACAAACGAGAAGTAAAATCATTTGGCTGGAACATGGCAAGAGGAAATGTAAATAATCTCATTGACTTTTCTTTCAAATCTTGACTAAATGTTTAGATGTTTGGTTAATATTTATTCCTagcaaaaaaagaataaatatatacatacacaaaatcACAAAAACTGAAATGTACTTAGGCAAACACGGttggtaataatgttgtaaaaattgtaaaaaacatgaaataaaggGAAACGGAAACACTATAATACAAAAAGTGatatgcttttttgttgttggtttaaaaaagtcagtggcataaaagatAGACATGAAActactattttaattatttaaaataaataaaactgcataaatGATTCTTGAACTGACCAAAGTATTTAAAGGGaggttacattaaaaacatccattttaaaatttaatgttGAATCCACTATTGTTTTATATAGAATTGCTTCATAGTTCattcaatttttaatttaattgtgcattcatttaattacaattacaagTAATCCCCTACTTTTTCAagtgaaaattaataaaatagtagaaattaataaaatataaaaaatagtaatagtaaaattaataaaacagttattaattACTTAGCAATGCATTACACCAGTCACTGTTCTTGCAGTAGTGATCAGGTGGAGCCGCAGTTTAAAGTCCCACATCCAATTTGTTTAGATGAGAGGGTGAAGTTTATGTGCTGTACAGCATTCAGCCACCAGTGGGAAAAACAACACGTTTCGTCCCACTTTTCAGGATGTATGCAGCACACTTGGTTatacacatagacagtaaaagaaatggacacagcgaccccattggaactcaattgagacaagtgaagcccatttttagcgttttttagcacttccgtttctgacgcaaactaagcttgacgacgtcagcaacctgtctgacagatgtaaatctagtagctgtgcgtgcaaactgccatcgttaatcttgcagagacggcgagcttgagcggggagttctttgtcgtgagtgaacaggagtaagtattctgattaattattgtgtatagtattttaaaatataacgccagtacgccatattaatttaattacctgcgagcttctcctcctgtctgtacggtaatgcgacagagagtcgagttgttatgatgcaatcgttagcctatttttacaaaaactgtttctacggggccataatgtaacatagaaggtaacggagccctttatacatcgttgtgtatctttagaaataaataatggacaaatggagtctttaaacgcctcagatgtaaagttattcgctgtcaaagtgacgggaggtcaatgggatgctaacgcaagtgaagttctgctacaagatggcggcacccggccgacttcaacttccggtcgacttccttgccgcctggttatACAGAGAATGTCAATGGGGTCCTGTGCTCTTGTAGAATCCACTGACTTTTGCCGTATAGGCagagttaaaataaacaaaaatcatacaggtttggaatgagaaaaaaaatatctgtgcCTTATTTTGCACCATATTCATAGAAGTCTCTCACCAGATTTAAAAAACTTGCGCTTTTGGTCAACACTGATGTACCCTTCTCTCTCGGCCTGTTGGGCAGCAGTGCGGAGCGCCTGCAGCAGTCGTGACTCCGTCACATTCCAGGATATGACGTCATTATCACGCAACTGTCCGCTCTCAGAGCCCCTGTCATTGTAATGAGGATAGTGAGCTGTGATTGGCTGGAGGACATATGTGGGTGGGACTGAGTTACTGTCTTTGGAGAACCATTGGTTAAGGAGCTTTAAACTGTCTGAATCTTTATGGAGTTTTGAAAGCAACAACTCAAACTCCGTCTCTGGTATGAGGCGTGGGATGCAGCGATGGCCGTACTGATTACCGAGCAGAGCCTGACAAGATAAACATAGATACAGAATTACACTTACGCTCAGAGAACCAATGTTCAAAAGATGTGGATAAAATTAGGTTGCTGATGAAACGTACGATAAAAGTTGGGCCATCTGATATTCTCTGACAGGACTCGATTTCTTTAATGCACAGTTCAGTTGTCAAGTGATCAGATGTGAAGATGTCCCGCACTCCGCATCTGAAATCCACtaactgcaaaaaaaaggctGCTTTTTGAACAGTGGTTATgcccaataaataaaaatgcaatgtcATTTTAGACCGTTTTTACCTTTGTCACCAGGATTACTGCAAATATATTTTCATCACTCACCTCAAAGACGAGACCCAAACTTTGACAGTGTGCCTGCAACTCAGAATAGGCCTTCTCCCAAAATGCATTCCTCTCATTTTTCATGTctgtcaaataaattaaatgtattaatgtcaGGTCCCTAAGGAGTTCGTTTTGtgatttgtaataatgtaaattatctTATAACACGATTATGTTTATCTCAAAACCAAGAGCACTGTTTTGAAAACTGATTGCCTAATACAGCAGTCTTTTGTGTGCTTTTGCATTATTATAGAAAATACCTGACCACCTCATTCTAATATTTCAATATTAGTAcaaactaatttattttacagacaaattctcacttttaactagctgcttattaacatgcatattactagcagtctggctgtttattaatactaataaagcAATAATAATGCGTTAATCTGcatttagatcccttaatccatacctaaaactaccttactattaataagcaacaaattaagAGTTTACTGAAGTTCATAATTGTTCCCCGAACTAAAGTGTGACCCTAATTCTGCCTTCCTCCACTAAATAAAGATCAATTTAGAAACATTGCAGATTATGGTGACATATATTCCACACTAATGCATTTCCATGATTTTCCCATCACTTGTTATTACgcgataaactttttttttttttttttttttttttttgtgtatttcaaAGAGACTGCACACAAATTGAAAAACTTTTTAGAACCAAGCACAACTAGAAAATCACTATAGAAATcaccattcattttatttttaagattgtttatttaatttcaatttgattcaaaattcCCTACATTTACAGGTTTTCCATGACCTATGAATAcaaagcaaaacattttattccaGCAAAAAACAAAGGTTAAGGCACTAAACCTCACCCGAGTGTGTGGAGCTGATGAACACCCGCACCATTCTGGAAACAGGCTTCAGAGCATCAGCGCTCTGTCCCCGCAGAGCCTCCAACCCAAGAGCTTCAGCCATCTCCACCACCGCCATCCCGACCAACACACCTCAAGAACTCCTGAGGATGAGCGCCTGCCTCCCTGTCCTCATAACCCACCCAAATCTGCGCGCCCCAAAGTGACTCTACAGCACTGAACAAAGAGCTCCAGATCTACCGATCATCACTGCGCAGTCTGAGACGTGAAAAAAGAACCTGAAAGCCAAATATTAATTAGATGAAAAATATGTTTTCCCCAGCAATAAGGAAAAGAAAACAGCTCTGTTGTGAAGCGCGCCAGCTCATTTGTTTGTTCTCCTCCGCACCCGTCATTTTATCCACTGAGATCAGGAAGGCCGAGAGAGACCCGCCGCCTGCAGCAGAGATCACACCCTGGAGACCCAGAGCAGCTGCCCCGTGTTTAATTAACCTGAAGTGTATTAAAGCATAAACGGCtgcttttcatttataattatgAATCAGCAAAGATAGTGCAATCATTTTGCTTAAACACGAatcattataaaatgattttaaatgacaaGTATTGATATTAACCTATTGAAACGGAGCACAAACCCAGGAAAGCAGGAGATTTTATCCTGCTGTTAGCTGAACCTCTGCATGTGTGTTAACTGTTTCTCTGTTGTTTGTTTCAAGCCTCTCTAATGTGCGCAGAACCATTCAGTCCTGAGAGAGAATTACCCAAGTCTGCATTCACTGAGGAATCAGAGGAGTCACAATCAAAATGTACTCTGCCCCAGGCAAGATTGTGCAATATATAAGTAATATGTTAAaattacttttgcatttttaCAGAAATTTTACTGGTTTCAATATTCTATTATAAAACAGATAgctccggtccttgattctgattggctgagccgtgTTCGATGCTGTTGTAAATGactctacaaacatacacctttgtttacttctgtgtgttgctcggcaaccactttgttgtaaccacaactgtttctgaggaactacattgtttggtggaagaatactgtttttattaatatcacttCACTTTATTTGCTTAGGTTCTATTCTGTGAAATGATGTCTTCTTGGGATTTATCTTacgtgctgtgtgtttgtgtgtgtgaccctggagcacaaaactggTCTTAAGATGCTGGGGTATagttttagcaatagccaaaaaaaaaataataataataataataataaaaaaaaaaacattatagattttactttttatacaaatatcattaggatattaagaaaggatcatgttcaatgaagatattttgtaaatttcctagtgttactatatcaaaacctaattttttttagtaatatgcattgctaagaattcatttggacaaattcaaaggtgattttaacagtatttagattCATtcaagattccagattttcaaatcgtTGTACCTCAGCCAAATAtcgtctgatcctaataaaccatacataaaagcttatctattcagctttcagatgatgtataaatctcaattttgaaaaatgtacactggttttgtggtccagggtcatgcatttatatatatatatatatatatatatatatatatatatatatatatacagtattgttcaaaataatagcagtacaatgtgactaaccagaataatcaaggttttcagtatattttttattgctacgtggcaaacaagttaccagtaggttcagtagattgtcagaaaacaaacaagacccagcattcatgatatgcacgctcttaaggctgtgcaattgggcaattagttgaaaggggtgtgttcaaaaaaatagcagt encodes:
- the LOC113055621 gene encoding NACHT domain- and WD repeat-containing protein 1-like; amino-acid sequence: MKNERNAFWEKAYSELQAHCQSLGLVFELVDFRCGVRDIFTSDHLTTELCIKEIESCQRISDGPTFIALLGNQYGHRCIPRLIPETEFELLLSKLHKDSDSLKLLNQWFSKDSNSVPPTYVLQPITAHYPHYNDRGSESGQLRDNDVISWNVTESRLLQALRTAAQQAEREGYISVDQKRKFFKSVLEYEMEHGFLQTRKDASAVLFFRELPRLSKRDCKKNFAKFLLDVTADGLLDTEARELLADLKQRICNTGRLQPLSMELTKGAMDPSRKEHKEYLGKLCEQVTSQMKELISRNALQTSGACSTLDPGWSWLKQEIYHHAMLSEEKCSVFKGRDSILGKISIAMWESTNACHEPLLVHGPSGVGKTALLCKLAQEMRGVVDHRGVVVLRLLGTSPLSSDVDSVLRGVCLQVCGALGLQFPYPHIANVHEELVRFFHSMLEDVSKQGDTLLLILDSLDQLLEANKPHKLDWIPKVIPPNVQLVLSISDDCVEKWQSLVPAEQNVFNVELLTDDQGKDIIGGYMSAAGRKLTSEQLDTILNRFQQSRSPLHLKLMLNSAKQWSSCTSMSNVHLGISAQEVMTQFVESLEENHGKKLVSHALCFILLSRSGLSEAELQDVLSLDNDVLAEMYKYWLPPSHTLLRFPRLHWSRLRHDLTAHLTERWEGGVILLGFTHRQFAELVRKRYLSREMKTDMHAILAEYFLGQWSGGQLRPIILPSLSTLLNADRKVPPQPLWFTEEVANMRKLHELPYHLAHAGKWEELRQSVLGSLDWLCCKTLQCGVSCVIQDLSLCTDLTDCPEIQMLKETFLLLKPSLVFSDGRVDPSLLVTEIFARLQGLADLYPSVIGQLCSQCVDWFGSCTDPVLVPKCSFFQAPGGPLKSTLTGRK